The Perca fluviatilis chromosome 2, GENO_Pfluv_1.0, whole genome shotgun sequence genome includes a region encoding these proteins:
- the dpf1 gene encoding zinc finger protein neuro-d4 isoform X2 yields the protein MNEIEIAATLHVQYRALQCCILSYYIKMATAVQNPLKSQSGGAVIKNSLGEEFYKEAIEHCRSYNARLCAERSMRLPFLDSQTGVAQSNCYIWMEKNHRGPGHAPDYEASLKKEGGIPDGPVLESLLAGETLDKKVETKEEEPMSECQKLLVGDFPHELEVDEMEEDVPKRKNRTKARAYGVGGMRKRQEPAAIEDRDKPYVCDICGKRYKNRPGLSYHYTHTHLADEEGEEDSERHTLPFQRKNNHKPKKAPDGSVIANGYCDFCLGGSKKTGCPEDLISCADCGRSGHPSCLQFTVNMTAAVRTYRWQCIECKSCSLCGTSENDDQLLFCDDCDRGYHMYCLSPPMSEPPEGSWSCHLCLRQLKEKASAYITLT from the exons GCAATCTGGAGGTGCAGTCATCAAGAACAG TCTTGGTGAGGAGTTCTATAAGGAGGCCATTGAACACTGTCGCAGCTACAATGCCCGTCTGTGTGCTGAGCGCTCCATGCGTCTCCCCTTCCTGGACTCCCAGACCGGCGTGGCCCAAAGCAACTGCTACATTTGGATGGAGAAGAACCACCGCGGACcag GTCATGCTCCAG ACTACGAGGCTTCTCTAAAGAAGGAGGGGGGTATCCCAGATGGTCCTGTGTTGGAGTCGCTGCTCGCCGGGGAAACCCTGGACAAGAAGGTAGAAACCAAGGAGGAAGAGCCAATGAGCGAGTGTCAG AAGCTGCTGGTCGGGGATTTCCCTCATGAGCTGGAGGTGGACGAGATGGAGGAAGATGTACCAAAGCGCAAGAACCGTACCAAAGCACGG GCCTACGGTGTCGGGGGcatgagaaagagacaagaGCCAGCTGCTATTGAAGACAGAGACAAGCCTTACGTCTGTGACA tctGTGGAAAGCGCTATAAGAACCGCCCAGGACTGAGTTACcattacactcacacacacctggcagatgaagagggagaagaagacTCGGAGCGACACACACTACCCTTCCAGCGCAAGAACAACCATAAGC ccAAAAAAGCACCAGACGGTTCAGTGATCGCCAACGGCTACTGCGACTTCTGCCTCGGAGGCTCAAAGAAAACTGGCTGTCCTGAAGACCTTATCTCCTGTGCGGACTGTGGACGCTCAG GCCACCCGTCCTGTCTGCAGTTCACAGTGAACATGACGGCTGCGGTGAGGACTTATCGCTGGCAGTGCATCGAGTGCAAGTCCTGCAGTCTGTGTGGCACCTCTGAAAATGAC GACCAGCTGTTGTTCTGTGATGATTGTGACAGAGGCTATCACATGTACTGTCTGAGCCCTCCCATGTCTGAACCACCAGAGG gGAGCTGGAGCTGTCATCTGTGTCTGAGACAACTGAAGGAGAAGGCCTCAGCCTACATCACCCTCACTTAA
- the dpf1 gene encoding zinc finger protein neuro-d4 isoform X1, giving the protein MNEIEIAATLHVQYRALQCCILSYYIKMATAVQNPLKSQSGGAVIKNSLGEEFYKEAIEHCRSYNARLCAERSMRLPFLDSQTGVAQSNCYIWMEKNHRGPGHAPGQLYTYPARCWRKKRRLNILEDPRLVPIEFKIDYEASLKKEGGIPDGPVLESLLAGETLDKKVETKEEEPMSECQKLLVGDFPHELEVDEMEEDVPKRKNRTKARAYGVGGMRKRQEPAAIEDRDKPYVCDICGKRYKNRPGLSYHYTHTHLADEEGEEDSERHTLPFQRKNNHKPKKAPDGSVIANGYCDFCLGGSKKTGCPEDLISCADCGRSGHPSCLQFTVNMTAAVRTYRWQCIECKSCSLCGTSENDDQLLFCDDCDRGYHMYCLSPPMSEPPEGSWSCHLCLRQLKEKASAYITLT; this is encoded by the exons GCAATCTGGAGGTGCAGTCATCAAGAACAG TCTTGGTGAGGAGTTCTATAAGGAGGCCATTGAACACTGTCGCAGCTACAATGCCCGTCTGTGTGCTGAGCGCTCCATGCGTCTCCCCTTCCTGGACTCCCAGACCGGCGTGGCCCAAAGCAACTGCTACATTTGGATGGAGAAGAACCACCGCGGACcag GTCATGCTCCAGGTCAGTTGTACACATATCCTGCTCGCTGCTGGCGCAAGAAGAGACGGCTAAACATCCTGGAGGACCCACGGCTTGTACCGATCGAGTTTAAGATCG ACTACGAGGCTTCTCTAAAGAAGGAGGGGGGTATCCCAGATGGTCCTGTGTTGGAGTCGCTGCTCGCCGGGGAAACCCTGGACAAGAAGGTAGAAACCAAGGAGGAAGAGCCAATGAGCGAGTGTCAG AAGCTGCTGGTCGGGGATTTCCCTCATGAGCTGGAGGTGGACGAGATGGAGGAAGATGTACCAAAGCGCAAGAACCGTACCAAAGCACGG GCCTACGGTGTCGGGGGcatgagaaagagacaagaGCCAGCTGCTATTGAAGACAGAGACAAGCCTTACGTCTGTGACA tctGTGGAAAGCGCTATAAGAACCGCCCAGGACTGAGTTACcattacactcacacacacctggcagatgaagagggagaagaagacTCGGAGCGACACACACTACCCTTCCAGCGCAAGAACAACCATAAGC ccAAAAAAGCACCAGACGGTTCAGTGATCGCCAACGGCTACTGCGACTTCTGCCTCGGAGGCTCAAAGAAAACTGGCTGTCCTGAAGACCTTATCTCCTGTGCGGACTGTGGACGCTCAG GCCACCCGTCCTGTCTGCAGTTCACAGTGAACATGACGGCTGCGGTGAGGACTTATCGCTGGCAGTGCATCGAGTGCAAGTCCTGCAGTCTGTGTGGCACCTCTGAAAATGAC GACCAGCTGTTGTTCTGTGATGATTGTGACAGAGGCTATCACATGTACTGTCTGAGCCCTCCCATGTCTGAACCACCAGAGG gGAGCTGGAGCTGTCATCTGTGTCTGAGACAACTGAAGGAGAAGGCCTCAGCCTACATCACCCTCACTTAA